From the genome of Salvelinus namaycush isolate Seneca chromosome 1, SaNama_1.0, whole genome shotgun sequence:
AAGGTCTTATGTTGTCCGCTCTTAAATAAAGCTCAGCAGGGGGCGTGGGAGAGGGGAGTCTTTCATCGGCACCACATCCACCACGACAGGACTATACAGTACATCCTGTGACATTGAGGCTCTTTGGGAGAAGAAGATTCATACCCACAGAAGGTTTGTTTTTAATGATCTATGCATGCTGTTCCTCCTATTATTCCAGCTGGTTGGAACTCGTTGTCTCATCACTAATATCTGactacatatactgtagctactatcTACTACTATACAAATACATGTTCAATATGAGAAATGTATTACTGTCAAGAATAAACATAATTGACATTGATTTTATGAGCCATTGAGAAATGTGAGACATTGCGTAGCTTTTTCAAACCAGAATCAAATCTAGCAGAATTTAATTGAATCCATGTTAACTAATTAGATGTGTATTTTCTTCTAGGAAATGAATGTGGCTCTTATTCATGATAAGCTTTTTATAAAAGATCTCTGGGAACAAAAAATTGCTAAACACGACCAAAGGACAGAAACCGAAGACATGAGGAAGAAAAATAGTGCTCTCACCAAGTAAGTATTGTTGGACATTCTGAAGGGATACACTTTTGTGCTATACGAATACTGCACAGGATATGAGGAAAGGATACTCAAGGGAAACAAAGGTCTATTTATTTATGTTGTTGCAGAACTTTTCTTCTTCATATTTGGATTAGGAATACATCCTGCTATGAGTGATAAAACGTCCACAATTTAGGCGATATCACTTTCGACGCATACGCTACATGTAACAGACCCTGATTTTGTTACGAGCAAAATGTTAACGCTGAGGGCATCTCAGGACAACTTACACTGACAATCATATTAAAGTACTTGGCCATAAGAATCTTTAATCACAAAAGCAAAACCGCACTCTAATATCTCATAACCCCGTGGCTAGTCCGTGGCTAGTCCATGTAATCATGTGTATATCCCTGATCTGAGAAGGACTGGAAAAACTTTAGGGAATCCGATATGATAATCAGAGAGTGTTGAGTGATATTAGGGGATGCCATATTCCATGCTTAGCTGTCCTACAATAACCTGTGCTGCTTTAAGGTTAGAGGATTATCAGACACAGCAGTCACAGCAGGAACAAATGCAATAAGCCAAGTAGATGTGAGGAAGGTGGCAGAGCCTCACAATACTGGGCACAAGAGCACGGTGTCACAAATAATAAACCCATTGGAACTCCTAGAGGAATTGTCGAAGAAATTTAGCCCGGGTGCccgtctgtttctgctctcttgctAATGGAGTAGgtaaaagcacaaacagatctgtaaCCAGGCTAGAAAAAATAAATTGTCCTAacaatacacatacaattaagtAGCCTCAAGCAATATTGGAAACGTATGGCTTATGGAATgtctgactttaaaaaaaaaatgtataatactTTGTCTTTACATAGGCTGCGAGACGAATGGCACCGAAGGCTTGAGAGTCGAACAAAACATCTGAAGAAATTAAATGACGAACTTCTGAGGAAGAGCAAACTTGCCGAACAGGCAGATGACACATAATGGAGTGTTGCATTTGTCCCCTCTGTTCTCGTGAAGCGTGATGTATTTTTTTCTGATAtcaataaaaaacatgttttatcaTGGTCACTCCTGTTTTGTCTCACACTGAGGGAAGATTCACTATTGAGCATACTTTTTAGTCCAGCATTATCTATACTTAGGTTTAAGGCTTACGCATAGGCTTAAGTGGGCTTAAGTGAACGAAGCGTACACACTTGCAGTTAAAACAGGTTGAAGAGTGTTGGAAACTGACCCTAGGAGTTCAGTTTTCTCAAGTGTATTCTGGtatcactgtaaaaggactacAGAAGTCAACTATATAAATTGTGCCATTTCTACATGGAACAATGACACTATTGGTATGAATATAGGACGTTTTACTGATATCATGTATAAAAATATCAAAGTAAATGTTAGTTTGGAACAGATTACGTTGGTAAATATGCCAAATGATTTTGTGAGTTGATTTATTTCTGTTGGAAAATACTCAGTATCCTAAGCAGTCGGTGAAGGCGTGTAAGTATTTATCACTTTATAAACTATAGGCTAGTGGCTATGAGTAGATATTTTTTAATTCTAAGACCTAAGACACTTATGCTGATATATTTGTGATACCTCCTCAGGAGCAGCCGAAGCATCACCCAGGCGGGTGCTACACTGTTGTCGGTGGTGCACTAAGACATTCAGAGGAAGTATGGGGGAATGAATGTTGGAGATGGCAAGGTGCCTTGAAGAAGAGCTCCTGGCCTGTCTGTCAGACTGCCTTTCTCCCGGACCCTGGCTACTGTAACTATCAATACCCTTCTCTTCACTCAATCCTGCCTTTCCGAACTGCCTCTACTTctatgtgaagttggctagagACACCATTtgctttccattttttttttaaataaattgttGTGCCTGTTTATTTTTTGCTTTGCAAGTTATAGGGAACCACAATGGAAATACGTCTCTGACTTTTGTGATATCCTTgtcatgtttttaaaatgtatttactgtGTATATGTGTTCTACATATTAACTGGTAATTAGAAATAGATCTATCTACCTCTATTCCAATGAAATTGTCAGCCACTTGTTTTGGTAGACATATtagccactctaaaatatgcagttttgtcacacaacacagtgccacagatgtctcaagttttgagggagcgtgcaattggcatgctgactgcaggaatgtccaccagagctgttgccagagaattgaatgttaatttccctACCACAAGCCGCCTCCAAAATTGTTTTAGAgaagtacatccaaccggcctcacaaccacagaccacgtgtaaccacgccagctcaggacctccacatccagcttcttcacctgcgggattgtctgtaataaagcacttctgtggggaaaaactcattccgattggctgggcctagctcccaagtagggcctaatgaatttattaaaatgTTCTGATCTCTTTATAtgtactgtaactctgtaaaatctttgaaattgttgagtgttgcatttatatttttgttcagtgtagttgtcagagCACTACTACTGTGACATATTCACACAATGAATAGCCTAAAATATTGGAATATCTCAGCTGTTAGCTATTACTGTACCGACCACTTGTCAGTCTATAGAGTAGTCCTAGCCAATTTTACATGCTGGTATTATTTTTCAAGACCAATGCTAGTTGTCCACCATCCAACATCACAATATGGAAAATCAACAATTTGTCATGTACAAACATTTTCAATTACAGAATGGTCAACATAAAAGGTATATAACACAAGAAGATCATTGAAATTAAGTAAATACAGCACAACTAGAGGGCACAAGACTCCCCAAACGCTTCTGACATGCAGACGTTTGCACCCAACAGGTGGTCTGAAGGGCATTCATTATCATGTCATGTGTCCTCTCTCTGGTAGGCAAATATATGACTGACAGCAGTGGCAAAATGTGTTTACTGCCCTGTCAAACTACAGATGGTATGTCACTGTATCATACTTAAAATATTGATTCCTGGTGCCAATGCTGAAAGATGTTGTCATGAGCATGATTCACTGCCACTCAGCAATAGCCCAGGTTCTCACCCTGTGTATCTTGTATAGTATGAGAGTCAAAGTCTAGACCCACATTGaccaaaaaaaaaatcacaactcATTAtagcaaaataggtatagtaTTAAAGGCAAAGTCAGCgatgcacaaagtaaacagcTATATGTGGCCAACTTATCACATCATATCGCCGAGTCTCAGTTTAAAGTAAGCCGTAACAGTTAGAGAGTCTGACCTCTATTAAATAATTTAAACCTTAAACATCACCACTCAAAGTACAATTTTatttatacactaccggtcaaaagttttaggcattctctcaactagcttcacctggaatgcttttccaacagtctcgaaggagttcccacaaatgctgagcacttgttgactgcttttcgactcatcacaaaccatctcaatttggttgaggtcgggggattgtggaggctaggtcatctgatgcagcactccatcactctccttcttacaCATccttgaggtgtgttgggtcattgtcctcattgtcctgttgaaaaacaaattatagtcccactaagcccaaaccagatgggatggcgtatagctgcagaatgctgtgttggccatgctggttaagtgtgccttgaattccaaataaatcacagacagtgtccccagcaaagcacccccacaccataacacctcctcctccatgctttacggtgggaaatacacatgcggagatcatcccttTCACTCACACCACGTCTCTCAAAGACACGTCGGGtggaatcaaaaatctccaatttagactccagaccaaaggactaatttccaccggtctaatgtccattgctcgtgtttcttggcccaagcaagtctcatcttcttactggtgtcctttagtagtggtttctttgcagcaattcgaccatgaaggcttgattcacagtctcctctgaacagttgatgttgagatgtgtctgtaatttgaactctgtgaagcatttatttgggctgcaatttctgaggttggtaactctaatgaactcatcctttgcagcagaggtaactctgggtctttcattCCTGTGGtcgtcctcatgagagccagtttcattatagtgcttgatggtttatgcgactgcacttgaagaaacttttaaagttcttgaaatgttccgtattgactgaccttcatgtcttaaagatatgatggactgtcgtttctctttgcttatttaagctgttcttgccataatatggacttggtcttttaccaaatagggctatcttctgtataccacccccaccttgtcacagcacaactgattggctcaaacgcattaagaaggaaagaaattacacaaattaactttaaacaaagcacacctgttaattgaaatgtattccagctgactacctcatgaagctggttgagagaatgccaagagtttgcaaagctgtcatcaaggtaaagggtggctatttgatgaatcttaaatataaaacatatttagatttgtttaacacttttttgtttactacatgattccatttgtgttatttcatagttttgatgtcttcactattattcttcaatgtagaaaatagtaaaaataaagaaaaacccttgaatgagtaggttttctGAAACTTTTGACTGATAGTGTACATCAATATACAACCAGGACCCAGGCCCACTCAATCAGTGTTCCAAATCGGACATTATTTATCTTTTTACCAAAACACAgtacttgacttgggcaggagctcactggaattgagtaccggcacctcaaattgTCTTCTGCTTGACTTCCTCCACCtcctatagaatattagctcaaaagtattgaggagttcctgcacctaaataAAAACTctaccggcacccaaaatgagtaccggcacctatttcagtccaagtcaagcactggcctAAACATGCATATGCCATCAGATAGAATTCATAGCAAGAAGTAGGTTGGGGGTTGGGAAAAGTatatatactgaataaaaatataaatgcaacatgcaacaatttcaaagatcttactgagttacagttcatatgataaaatctgtcaatttaaatgaatcccaaccgtgaagcacagagctggtagcatcatattgtgggggtgcattgctgcaggagggactggtgcacgtcacaataTAGATTGTTAAAGCTTGGTCCCAAATGGACAATAAtgagagatctctctctctctctctctctctctctctctctctctctctctctctctctctctctctctctctctctctctctctctctctctctctctctctctctctctctctctcctctctctctcctctcttctctctctctctctctctctctctctctctctctctctctctctctctctcacattaaACACAAAACCTCATCTTCAAGCACTATTTACATAACCTCTGACTCCTCTCGCAAAATGAAACATTCACAGTTTTACCTGTGTCAAAATCAAACACTGCTCTCAAATTATAAACAAAGTGATCAAAATGATATACACGCTCAAGCAGTCAGTAAACAATACACCgaaaaatagaaaacacattgttCAAAACATACAATTCTCAGGGAGAAGTAAATTTTTTATCtaaaaaaatattcatatttttccgtcattgtcttttgatgaacgaaaacatgttctatcatagtagctcaaaattgatcagaaattactactctgctttgctctttgtttttttgttcttcctcctccttgtacCCCTATTTTTACAGTACGGTGCCCTGCATCTCACAAACTTGTCCTtcgtctctgtgatactgtaattcttgttctttgttgatatgaacctgcaaccagtcaaaatctatTGAGCAGTCAGTACTGTTAATAAATGGAAAGCACAATGTTCAGGGCCATACATTTTGTCCATTGTACAGTATACAGCCTACAAtgcactgtactacagtatacaatACTAAAAGGGACACAAAGAGTAAACATGTGatcaatgtgcttcttcttgtcttTGGGCTGGGTCAGGCCAGAGCACTTCGTCGACATCACAAGCAATATTGTCCCTCCTGAGGCAACGGGGGAAGAAGAGTGCCGTATCCAGCCCTGACATGATTCCTCACCTATATCACCACAGGCTAAATCCATGGCTTGCAGCAGATTTACTCAGGTGTAGGGTTGTCTATCATACACTTTCCATCTCCAAGAGGAGAAAAACTCCTCAATCGGATTCAGGAAAGGCGAGTATGGAGGGCGGTACAAGTTCGTAAACTGCCCATTGATGTTAAACCATTCCCTTACCTGAGCAGCTCGGTGGAAACTGACATTGTCCCACACTATCACATAGGTGGGAATGGGATTCTCATTTAGCTCTTGACCCTGCTGCTCTTGAACCTGCTGCTCAAATAAAATATCTCTTAAATTGGCAATAAATCTTAGAAGGTGTTGGGTGTTATATGGCCCGAGTGTAACACGGTGATGTAGAACACCATGGTTGCTGATAGCAGCACAGATTGTGACATTGCCACCTCGTTGACCAGGGACTTCAACAATGGCCCGCTGTCCAATCATGTTTcggcctctccttctcctctttgttaAATTGAAGCCTGCTTCATCGACAAAGATGAACTCATGGGGTCTGTCCAATGATTCCAAGTCAAATATTGTCTGTGTagaaatacaatatactgtatgtaggatttTGTAAGTCGTACAAAGACAGTGCTATACTGTAGAGTACAATTAGGCTTCTGATTCACATACATTGTATGTACTGAAGAGTAATGTCATTCACATAGTATGTGTTAGTACTGTAGACAATCTGGATTACAGTAAATGTTTATGAATGTACACTTACTTGCACATACTGAGCTCGCAGTTCTTTCACCCTTGGTGAGTTGCGCTCAAAAGGTACTCTGTATACTTGTTTCATTCGCATCCTGTTACGAAGGAGGACACGGTCAATTGTGGAAATGCTCACACTGTCGATTCCCTGGAAGTGTGTGT
Proteins encoded in this window:
- the LOC120057174 gene encoding protein FAM240B; translation: MNVALIHDKLFIKDLWEQKIAKHDQRTETEDMRKKNSALTKLRDEWHRRLESRTKHLKKLNDELLRKSKLAEQADDT